Below is a genomic region from Anas platyrhynchos isolate ZD024472 breed Pekin duck chromosome 4, IASCAAS_PekinDuck_T2T, whole genome shotgun sequence.
TAGCAACAGCCTACTCTTATGACTCACATTAACTGATTATCCATGATGTCCCATGTATCTTTTCCAAGTTCTCTGATTTCCTGAATGCAATCTTCCATCTCGGATTTGacctacatttattttattgcatttggCCATATTAGAATACAAGTAAGCCTACTTTAGTGATGTGACTCAGTTTGTTCCATATAATTTAGTCTCATTACTGGTTACTGTTCTATCAGGCTTTTGGCATCCATGATTTTTCTagcaaaaagtttttattttcttccacattttttcaCAAAGGCATCAAATGGCAttgaaataataacaaaaccacTTGGAATTACATTGAAAATACCCAACAGCATACTGATTCTTTATCTGcaaattttcagttctctcggttttcaattattttatatgCTTAGCAactttgttctgttcttttaagACTGTGATCAGGCAGTCCTCAGCTAGTACAAATCTGCAGGCACTTTTTAGGAGGTTAATTGcttaggactagagggaatggcctcaagttgtgccaggggagctTTGGGTTGGAAATCAGGagacgtttcttctcagaaggagcagtcaggcattgggacaggttgcccagggaggtgatggagtcactgtcaaggaaaggttggatgtggtgcttagggacacggtttagtgggtgacattggtggtagggggatagttggaccagatgatcttggagggcttttccaaccataatgattctgtgattctatgaatgtcTTTTGTTGGTGTAAATATCAGACGAGAATGTGCTTGTGACCTGTTCAGTTGAATTCTGAAGCAGACATTcctattttattccttttttttaaaaaaaaaaaaaatatatatatatattttttttcctgtttttaatgcattttctgtcttaaaatgACCAAAGATGATATTGCTGTCAAttgttcaattttattttaatatcataTACAAAATATCCATTCTACATTCCaactttatatattttatataaaatccAATGTACAGTATCTTAAATTTGTTTAAATAGTATTATCAACATAACTTTCGAGAGCAGTCAGTCCTGGAGCAATGCAGTCTTTTATTAATTATTGTTCCTTTAGATATCCCTGCTGTTTGGTAAAGAATCCAGCTTAGATTCTAGAAACATCCATCTGAACTCAGATTTGGTTCCTGTCAAAGCAAAATTCAACTCCCAGATTGGTCCTTCTCAGTTTTGTGTCCCACACATGGCTAGATAAAATCCTGTGCTGGAGTGTCCAGTATGGGTGTGATTTGATGTCATCTGCTTCAGAGGTCATCTTCGTCTGATAAAGCATCGAGATAATCTGTATCGACATATAAAAGAAATCCAGAAAACAAGCTGTCTGCCCATGTTGGGTCTGAAAAGAGACCATTTTGGTCAGCATAGAAGATCTCGAGCCATACTTCATCTTCTGGCTGAAGGTAGATGACCGTAGATCCAGAAGCTACGTCGTGGTTTCCTGTGTTGGCATCAAATGTCTTTATCCGGTACTTCCCATTGTGAACCAGCCCGATCGCAAGGTGCTTGTTTGCCAAGGTGATatcataagaaaaataataaatccctGGGATGGCACAAATAAACTTCCCCGTGGAAGGGTTGTAATGCTCACCCTCATTGAAGAGGACTTTATTGAACACAATCGGTAATCTTTCCTCGGGGTAGCTGGTGGTGATGCCAACAGAAAAGGCAGATTTTAGCACGATCTGTCCACACTTACAGACCCCCGGTGCACCTGGCTCTCCTCGGTCTCCTTTATCTCCCTTAGGTCCAGGTGGTCCAGCTGGACCTACTTCACCTTTGGCACCAGCCAGTCCTCCAGGTCCTTTTTTACCAGACTGGCCTTGGTCTCCtttctctccagctggtccTAACGGCCCAGTTTTTCCTCTTAAAccttcaaaaacatttcaagtTAGTTAATCATTTCACATATCATCTCAGTAAGTGATTGTGTGGGCTACTGGGTTTGTCTGGACAAGCCAAAAAAGCAGGGTCAGACTTTCAAAATACTccaaaaatactttcaaaatctTCTAATAAGTTTGTGAAAGGAATGGCAGGTTGGAACAGAGCAGTGGACCCCACAGCCCAGgagtccctttttttttctgtacacatCCTTCATTTTTCCCAATTTTGGTTTAGTATCCATGCATAGGAAAGTTATGCCTTTACATTTATTTGCACGTATCTCACTATATGCATATTTGGTATATCtaaaatatatcttttctttctctcaccaCATATACATGCATCACACTTAAGCCCACACAGGCACGTGCACCCATTCATCACATGCACATATAACAGTGATGGGGAAAGGGTTTATTTTGTTGTACTACGGTGATAGTTTACACAAATATTCAATACCTGCGCtccctttttcacctttttctcccttcctgccaTCTCTACCGTCTCTTCCAGGAAGACCAATGCGTCCGTGTGGCCCTGGGGATCCGTTAGCTCCAGGGGGACCCACAGGGCCTGGCAACCCGGGGATGCTACAAATGTATTTGGTGTAGTAATTCTCTCCTTTGAACTGGCTTTGAAGAGGTTGTTCGCTTGTGTAGATCGCAAAGCTTGTAACGTAAAGCAACACAAACATCCTTGGATCTGGAAAAAATGCATATGTGTAAGAGTTTGTGCACACCATGGCTCTCTGATCGCAGTCAGATGGCTCTGAGTGTGCTAACAAGCATCACACAGTGATGCATTATGCACATGTACATGCACAGGGACCAAACGGGCATTTCCATGTCAGCAGGATCCATGTGCAAGGCAAGAGGGAAAGCCTGCCATGCTGAACATTTTTCTGCTCACAGTATATGCTACTCTATGTCTTCCAAGTAGCCTGTAGGCTGACATAGTGTAACTTGCAAACACCAGCTTTTTAGACCAAATTTTGacatttacaaaaaaagaaTCTTGATTTTTCAATGCCAAGCCCTTTGCTggcatgttttattttgtctttgtgtATTTTGAcctgtattttttgtgtttatatATTACAGAGAATATAAGTCCTGCCAGAGGGAGCTGTACCTATGCCAGGAGGATATGCCAGTGGGAGCAGCCTTTTCGAGTGAAGACAAAGCTTGCACCTTCACTTCATTTTGAAGCCCATGAGATTATAAATGGATCTCCAGCCTGATTACCCATAGCAGAAACTCGCTAAGTCTGCAGAAGGGACACCAGTAAGAGATTACAGCTTCAGTGCTTGGTTGTACACCCTGGTGCAGTCGGTCAGGCGGAACCAGACAGCTGCcctgtgcagagcagctgcaaaGGGGCTGCCAGCCAGGTTTTCTCTTTAAGCCTGGCTTGGGCTGTCACATGAAACAAACTGAGTCAcaatatcttaaaataaaattctttgaaGTATTCCATTTTGTGGTTGGATGTTTTCATAAACGACTCGGAGTAAATTGGATTTCTCTGTTGCACAATATACACTGagggaataaagaaaaagctCTGTACATACAGGAACGTGCTGAGGAGTGGCAGTACCTGATACACAAAGGTGTCTGAAGTTAGTGTTGCACTAGCTGAGACTCAGTCATGGGTCAGGTGAGGTTTTGTGAATCAAGCTGTTTCTTCTAGCTCACTGGCTGGATTCTCAGAACGCGTCTGtggggggttttgtttgggTTGTCCATTCCTTCAAAGCTAATTTACAGCACAGAAGCAAATCAGAGTCCACAGGTTTCTGTGGGATGAAAAAGAAGATAGAGAGTGGGGGactcagaaaaatatctttgtgaAATGCCACCTATCTTTATTTTACAGTGAAGATCAGATTCATTCTCAAACTCATTGTTTAAGAAATTACAAAATGATTCAATAAAGTAATTCTTCACAGCCCCTTCTCAGTTATATGATTGGCACTGACTGattgatttaaacaaaacaaaacaaaaacacaaacagataGATGTGCTTGCAGTTCATGATATTTCCTTGGCCATGACGTAATATATGGCATGGCCAAATCTATTCATCACAGCAAAAAAACAGCATATTCACActcacatgcacatacacactcTTTACCAAGAATAGGAAATGTGAGGCTGCATCTTGATATTGATGCagaaaaaacagcatgaaaaaattATTGTTGAAGAGAAGTAAGTGATGCTCCAAAATTATCTTCAGTGGTTTATATTCTGCTT
It encodes:
- the C1QTNF7 gene encoding complement C1q tumor necrosis factor-related protein 7; this translates as MFVLLYVTSFAIYTSEQPLQSQFKGENYYTKYICSIPGLPGPVGPPGANGSPGPHGRIGLPGRDGRDGRKGEKGEKGSAGLRGKTGPLGPAGEKGDQGQSGKKGPGGLAGAKGEVGPAGPPGPKGDKGDRGEPGAPGVCKCGQIVLKSAFSVGITTSYPEERLPIVFNKVLFNEGEHYNPSTGKFICAIPGIYYFSYDITLANKHLAIGLVHNGKYRIKTFDANTGNHDVASGSTVIYLQPEDEVWLEIFYADQNGLFSDPTWADSLFSGFLLYVDTDYLDALSDEDDL